A window of the Henckelia pumila isolate YLH828 chromosome 3, ASM3356847v2, whole genome shotgun sequence genome harbors these coding sequences:
- the LOC140887993 gene encoding pentatricopeptide repeat-containing protein At3g49740-like, which yields MRWLKFCEETIINSTESPFRRLINLNCLLRDLTRAGQFSDSLNLFQQIHSSHNLKPDQFSVSTALTVCANIHDTLVGSQLHAYSMQSALHFFPHVNNSLLSFYTKSQDLVSVKKVFDEIKKPDIYSYTTLISACAKLGEFDYALGLFYQMPLENVPVWNAIISGCLENWHDEIAFDLFHKMHGLGIKADNYTYASVLSLCSLKDFDFGRQVHSAVVKTGYFARTSVINSLLTMYFNGKCAECAFTVFEELDHLVRDEITYNTVIAGLGSMGREDEALLMFKDMQIVGLKPTKLTYLSIMGACMFCRMAIQIHCQAIKMGFEYFISVSNATISMYSRCGDLSSACLIFEGLEAKDLVSWNAIIASYSQENLGIDAIFAYVQMQRNDIEPDEFTIGGLLASLDLGVLVEMIHAIVIKNALILKHEVSNALVSAFSSCNEISQANKLFCDMYSRNLISWNAMISGYQLNGLPEQGLQQFSKLLQSGMRPNHYTLSIVLNIYASNSDLRHGKQMHAYILRFGHFSHVSIGNSLIAFYAHIGALHLSRRVFQSMPHKDIVSWNSMISAYAQNGEGNEAMNCFQEMQVCGKIRPDKATFTAVLTACSRSGLVADGIQIFSVMVKDYDIEHDTSHFSIIVDLLGRAGYLDIAEGLIHSKGISVDSSVWWTLFSLCTTHGDFQLGSMIARYLIELGNEDPAVYVLLSNIYANAGKWEESADVRELMKKYRVTKRPGNSWIGA from the coding sequence ATGAGGTGGTTAAAATTTTGCGAAGAAACAATAATTAACTCAACAGAAAGTCCTTTCAGACGGTTGATTAATCTCAATTGCCTTCTTAGAGACCTCACTCGAGCTGGCCAATTTTCCGATTCTCTCAATCTCTTCCAACAAATTCACTCATCCCATAACTTGAAACCTGACCAGTTCTCGGTGTCGACCGCCCTAACTGTGTGCGCCAACATCCATGATACCTTAGTGGGTTCCCAACTTCACGCTTACTCCATGCAATCAGCCCTTCACTTCTTTCCTCATGTTAATAATAGCCTCCTTTCATTCTATACAAAGTCTCAAGATTTGGTTTCGGTCAAAAAGGTGTTTGATGAAATAAAGAAACCTGACATTTACTCGTATACCACTTTGATATCTGCTTGTGCAAAGCTTGGTGAATTTGATTATGCTCTTGGCCTTTTTTACCAAATGCCACTTGAAAATGTGCCTGTATGGAATGCCATAATCTCTGGGTGTTTAGAAAATTGGCATGATGAAATTGCATTTGATTTGTTTCACAAAATGCATGGCTTGGGTATAAAAGCTGATAACTATACTTATGCTAGTGTTTTGAGTTTGTGTTCTCTAAAGGACTTCGATTTTGGGAGGCAAGTACATTCTGCTGTTGTCAAGACTGGATACTTTGCAAGAACTTCGGTAATTAATTCATTGCTTACCATGTATTTTAATGGTAAATGTGCTGAGTGTGCTTTTACTGTGTTTGAGGAACTGGACCACCTTGTCAGAGATGAAATAACATACAACACAGTTATAGCTGGTTTAGGGAGCATGGGAAGAGAAGATGAGGCATTACTGATGTTCAAAGATATGCAAATTGTTGGCCTTaaacctacaaaattaacctatcTTAGTATCATGGGTGCATGTATGTTTTGTAGAATGGCTATTCAAATACATTGCCAAGCAATAAAAATGGGATTCGAATATTTTATTTCAGTCAGCAATGCAACGATAAGCATGTATTCTCGTTGTGGGGACTTAAGTTCAGCTTGCTTGATTTTTGAAGGATTAGAAGCAAAGGACTTGGTGTCATGGAATGCCATTATAGCAAGCTACTCTCAAGAGAATTTGGGTATTGATGCTATTTTCGCCTACGTGCAGATGCAAAGGAATGACATTGAACCAGATGAGTTTACGATTGGAGGCTTACTAGCAAGCTTGGATTTGGGAGTTTTGGTTGAGATGATTCATGCCATTGTAATAAAAAACGCACTAATCTTGAAACATGAAGTTTCAAATGCTTTGGTTTCTGCCTTTTCAAGCTGTAATGAAATAAGCCAGGCTAACAAACTCTTTTGTGATATGTACTCCAGGAACTTGATATCCTGGAATGCCATGATTTCTGGATATCAGTTGAATGGATTGCCAGAACAAGGTTTGCAGCAATTTTCCAAACTGCTGCAGTCAGGAATGAGACCAAACCACTACACTCTTAGCATCGTATTGAACATTTATGCAAGCAATTCAGATCTTCGGCATGGAAAACAGATGCATGCGTATATTCTGAGATTCGGGCATTTCTCTCACGTGTCAATTGGTAATTCTCTCATAGCATTCTATGCTCATATTGGAGCTCTACATTTGTCTCGGAGAGTGTTTCAAAGTATGCCCCATAAAGACATTGTATCTTGGAACTCGATGATATCTGCATATGCCCAAAATGGAGAAGGCAACGAAGCTATGAATTGTTTTCAAGAAATGCAGGTTTGTGGTAAAATCAGACCTGATAAGGCCACCTTTACTGCAGTACTCACAGCTTGTAGTCGCTCTGGTTTAGTTGCGGATGGCATCCAGATCTTCAGCGTGATGGTAAAAGATTATGATATTGAGCATGACACAAGCCATTTTTCTATAATTGTTGATCTCTTAGGTCGAGCTGGATATCTTGACATAGCCGAGGGACTAATCCATAGTAAGGGCATCAGCGTCGACTCCAGTGTGTGGTGGACGTTGTTCAGTTTATGCACAACACATGGTGATTTCCAGTTGGGAAGTATGATAGCGAGATATCTCATTGAACTTGGGAATGAAGATCCAGCAGTTTATGTTCTTTTGTCGAATATCTATGCTAATGCTGGAAAATGGGAAGAGTCTGCTGATGTGAGGGAATTGATGAAGAAATATAGGGTAACGAAGCGACCTGGCAACAGTTGGATCGGAGCATAA
- the LOC140887445 gene encoding BTB/POZ domain and ankyrin repeat-containing protein NPR1, with amino-acid sequence MRGRVAFSDSNDVSGGSCSTCCAATSLSPSPDLPPDVFALKRLSDTLESICFHTSSLPDFDFFADARLIAASGREIPVHRCILAARSLFFKNLFVDRERNAKLDLKELMKEYDVGYDALVTVLAYVYSGKVRTPPRDVCVCADDECSHLACMPAVAYLVDVLYASFIFHIKELVDRFQGHLMDILDKAEADDVLMVISVASLCGTACESLLVRSIEIIVKSDVDVITLDRALPPHLVKKINDSRMELGVHSPKNNSFPDKHIKRIHRALESDDVELVRMLLKEGHTNLDDACALHFAVAYCDAKTTTELLDLAIADINHRNPRGYTVLHVAAIRKEPNIIVSLLTKGARPSDLTLDGRKALQISKRLTRAVDYNKSTEEGKATPKDRLCIEILEQAERRDPLLGEAAMSLAMAGDDLRKKLLYLENRVAMAKLLFPREAKVAMDIAQVDGTDDFHLTGMNKNMTVAQRTGVDLNESPFKLKEEHLNRLRALSKTVELGKRFFPRCSAILNTIMDGEDYPEIARLQIDSPEECPSKKQRRMEIEEDFSKAFTEDKEEFDRTMNFSSSSSSSSIGLTKPNGKLTFRM; translated from the exons ATGCGCGGTCGAGTTGCGTTTTCGGATTCCAATGACGTCAGCGGTGGGAGCTGCAGCACCTGCTGCGCAGCCACATCGCTCTCCCCGTCGCCTGATCTGCCTCCGGATGTTTTCGCGCTCAAGCGCCTTTCCGACACGCTAGAATCGATCTGCTTCCACACGTCATCGCTGCCGGACTTTGACTTTTTTGCGGACGCGAGGTTAATAGCTGCCTCTGGCAGGGAAATCCCAGTCCATCGGTGTATATTGGCTGCTAGGAGTTTGTTTTTCAAGAATTTGTTTGTGGATAGGGAGAGGAATGCCAAATTGGACCTCAAGGAGCTGATGAAGGAATACGACGTGGGGTACGATGCGTTAGTGACTGTGCTCGCCTATGTTTACAGTGGGAAAGTTAGGACTCCGCCCAGGGATGTGTGCGTGTGTGCGGATGATGAGTGCTCCCATTTGGCTTGCATGCCTGCAGTGGCGTACCTGGTGGATGTTTTGTATGCATCCTTCATTTTTCATATTAAAGAGTTGGTTGACAGGTTCCAG GGGCACCTGATGGACATTCTTGACAAGGCTGAAGCAGATGATGTATTGATGGTTATATCCGTTGCAAGCTTGTGTGGCACAGCTTGTGAGAGTTTGCTTGTAAGGTCCATTGAGATTATTGTCAAGTCTGATGTTGATGTCATTACTCTTGATAGAGCATTGCCTCCTCAccttgttaaaaaaattaatgactCACGCATGGAGCTTGGCGTACATTCACCCAAGAACAACAGTTTCCCTGATAAACATATTAAAAGAATACACAGAGCATTGGAGTCCGATGATGTTGAGTTAGTTAGAATGCTACTTAAGGAAGGGCATACCAATTTAGATGATGCGTGTGCTCTCCATTTTGCTGTTGCTTATTGTGATGCTAAAACCACCACAGAACTTCTTGACTTGGCAATCGCTGACATAAACCACAGGAATCCGAGGGGATACACTGTGCTTCATGTTGCTGCAATCAGAAAAGAGCCAAACATCATTGTGTCCCTGTTAACCAAGGGAGCTAGGCCATCTGATCTTACTTTAGATGGCAGGAAAGCCCTTCAGATCTCAAAAAGACTTACGCGGGCTGTTGATTATAATAAAAGTACCGAGGAAGGGAAAGCCACTCCAAAGGATCGGTTATGCATAGAGATTTTGGAACAAGCAGAGAGAAGAGATCCCCTACTAGGAGAAGCCGCAATGTCTCTAGCTATGGCCGGTGATGATTTGCGCAAGAAGTTACTATATCTTGAGAATAGAG TTGCGATGGCCAAACTTCTATTTCCCAGGGAAGCTAAAGTTGCCATGGATATTGCTCAAGTAGATGGAACTGATGACTTCCATTTAACTGGAATGAACAAGAATATGACTGTTGCCCAGAGAACGGGTGTTGACTTGAATGAGTCACCTTTCAAGCTCAAAGAGGAGCATTTGAATAGGTTGAGAGCCCTCTCGAAAACTG TGGAACTAGGGAAGCGCTTTTTCCCTCGTTGTTCTGCTATACTAAACACGATTATGGACGGGGAAGATTATCCGGAGATAGCTCGACTGCAGATTGATTCTCCCGAAGAGTGCCCTTCCAAAAAGCAAAGGCGGATGGAAATTGAGGAAGATTTTAGCAAGGCATTTACAGAAGATAAAGAAGAATTTGACCGTACGATGAACTTTTCATCATCTTCGTCATCGTCGTCTATTGGACTGACAAAACCGAACGGTAAGCTTACATTTAGAATGTAA